Genomic DNA from Vibrio vulnificus CMCP6:
CCAATGCAAGATGAAGAATCAGGCTCGCTTAAAAAGGAGAAAAAGTCAGGTAGTTGGGTAATGACCGTTAATTCATTACACCATCCGCATAGGCAAAGGTTTACAATAGCCCACGAAATTGCACATCGAATTCGTCATGCTGCTAACAATGATTGCTTTGAAGATACAACTTTCTTTAGAAATGGGGAAACAAACTGGATGGAAGCTGAGGCCAATGATTTTGCAGCCTCACTATTGATGCCTAAAGATGCTTTCGATAATTTCATAGCCAACGTATCATCAAAGGTTGAAGATGTTGCTATGCACTTCCAAGTATCTTCTCATGCAGTTCGAATTAGAGCCAAAGTTCTTGGTTATGACGGACATAATCTATGAGTGAATTTGTCTATTTCCCGATCATAAAAACTAGAGATGGCGAACTCCGCTGTTTTGAACACATCAATGATGATGATTTTTCAAAGATTTTGCCAATTTACGAACTAACCAAATCGAGAAAAACAAAAAAAGCACCTGATGGTGATATATATCGCCGTATGAAGCAAATTGCTGAAATTCAGAAGAAGCGACCATTTATACTTGATTTGAGTACAAACGAAAAATATATCAACCCTCAGATTGAGCAATTGTTATCAGAACACAACGGCTTTAAAGAGTGGCAGTATTTTCTGTTTGATCTACATTGCGACTTAAACATCATCCCGATGGTTCACTTGTATGAAGATGATGACGGTAAGTTCGAAGACGTTGAAGAATTCGTAAGAAGTGCTTCTGCAAGAACTAATTGTCTTGCGGTTAGATTGCCATATGACTTAAGTGACGAAGAAGTTGAATATTATTTAACCCCTATAACAAGAAACCTGAACGAAAATTGTAAACTCTACGTAA
This window encodes:
- a CDS encoding ImmA/IrrE family metallo-endopeptidase, which produces MAFVRKSGRKTQTTTEFEDLSTPEHLIALAEDKGLETDPVNVSELAKHLGITVRYEPMQDEESGSLKKEKKSGSWVMTVNSLHHPHRQRFTIAHEIAHRIRHAANNDCFEDTTFFRNGETNWMEAEANDFAASLLMPKDAFDNFIANVSSKVEDVAMHFQVSSHAVRIRAKVLGYDGHNL
- a CDS encoding beta family protein, whose product is MSEFVYFPIIKTRDGELRCFEHINDDDFSKILPIYELTKSRKTKKAPDGDIYRRMKQIAEIQKKRPFILDLSTNEKYINPQIEQLLSEHNGFKEWQYFLFDLHCDLNIIPMVHLYEDDDGKFEDVEEFVRSASARTNCLAVRLPYDLSDEEVEYYLTPITRNLNENCKLYVILDAEFVRKKAINDVVDTFLEACSGTESFADKIEDVVMLCSSFPSNVAQTGGEAYCR